A stretch of Acidimicrobiales bacterium DNA encodes these proteins:
- a CDS encoding phenylalanine 4-monooxygenase has product MPTGLVDKGVNTLAYGGQLAADHPGFTDAAYRQRRATLAETAGHYRRGQPVPDAPYAAEDHELWQLCSRELRERHDRLACDEYQSGVEALRLPSDHVPQLTEVTALLQPLTGFRYEPVPGLVSPWNFYGALGDGWFMSTQYIRHHSLPYYTPEPDVIHEVIGHANQLASPRFASLYRKVGDAIKRVHTDQAMEFLSRVFWFTVEFGVVREGNEIKAYGAGILSSFGELDAFRAATIKPFDIPTMGAQSYDITRYQPVLFAAESTDALIGEMSEFLEHYDEDAFNRFTSPGMGLH; this is encoded by the coding sequence ATGCCCACAGGTCTGGTCGACAAAGGTGTCAACACGCTCGCCTACGGCGGGCAGCTGGCGGCCGACCATCCCGGCTTCACCGACGCGGCGTACCGGCAGCGGCGCGCCACCCTCGCCGAGACCGCCGGGCACTACCGGCGCGGCCAGCCGGTTCCCGACGCGCCCTACGCCGCCGAGGACCACGAGCTGTGGCAGCTGTGCTCGCGCGAGCTCCGCGAGCGCCACGACCGCCTGGCGTGCGACGAGTACCAGTCCGGCGTCGAGGCGCTGCGGCTGCCAAGCGACCACGTCCCGCAGCTGACCGAAGTCACGGCGCTACTCCAACCGCTCACTGGGTTCCGCTACGAGCCGGTGCCGGGACTCGTGTCGCCGTGGAACTTCTACGGCGCCCTCGGCGACGGGTGGTTCATGTCCACGCAGTACATCCGCCACCACTCGCTGCCGTATTACACGCCCGAGCCCGACGTGATCCATGAGGTGATCGGCCACGCCAACCAGCTGGCGTCGCCGCGCTTCGCGTCGCTGTACCGGAAGGTCGGCGACGCCATCAAACGAGTGCACACCGATCAGGCGATGGAGTTCTTGTCGCGCGTGTTCTGGTTCACGGTCGAGTTCGGCGTCGTGCGCGAGGGCAACGAGATCAAGGCGTACGGCGCCGGGATCCTGTCGAGCTTCGGCGAACTCGACGCCTTCCGCGCCGCGACCATCAAGCCGTTCGACATCCCCACGATGGGCGCGCAGTCCTACGACATCACGCGCTACCAGCCCGTGCTGTTCGCCGCCGAGTCCACCGATGCATTGATCGGAGAGATGAGTGAGTTCCTCGAGCACTACGACGAAGACGCCTTCAACCGCTTCACATCTCCTGGGATGGGATTGCATTGA